The following are encoded in a window of Salinigranum halophilum genomic DNA:
- a CDS encoding pyridoxamine 5'-phosphate oxidase family protein: MEHIDYVYTVGMSEEDVERHLAAAETGVLSLADESRAYAVPVHCKYEDGVLLFRLTDDADSEKLTFLDATTEASFVLYEATNGDSWSVLVRGPVTPVDDPDQYDEAAINERFGPARIFDEDIGDTDVRLFELDIESVTGRQTPRFG, from the coding sequence GTGGAACACATCGACTACGTGTACACGGTGGGGATGAGTGAGGAAGACGTCGAACGACACCTCGCGGCGGCCGAGACGGGAGTGCTGTCGCTCGCCGACGAGAGCCGGGCGTACGCCGTCCCGGTGCACTGTAAGTACGAGGACGGCGTTCTCCTCTTCCGACTGACCGACGACGCCGACAGCGAGAAGCTGACGTTCCTCGACGCCACCACCGAGGCGTCGTTCGTCCTCTACGAGGCGACGAACGGCGACTCGTGGAGCGTCCTCGTCCGTGGTCCGGTCACGCCCGTCGACGACCCCGACCAGTACGACGAGGCCGCCATCAACGAGCGGTTCGGCCCCGCTCGAATCTTCGACGAGGACATCGGCGACACCGACGTCCGGCTGTTCGAACTCGACATCGAGTCGGTGACGGGGCGGCAGACGCCGCGGTTCGGCTGA
- a CDS encoding universal stress protein, protein MYESLLVPTDGSPGTERVVDQAVAVATRFDAHVDALSVVDETAAATEYDVVVEGLEAEAEAALAAVTTACERAGVDAKPHLRRGRPHEEIVVAAADYDSDLVVMGTHGRSGLDRLRHLGSVTERVVRTSSVPVLTTPLSADEGHD, encoded by the coding sequence ATGTACGAGAGCCTCCTGGTACCGACCGATGGGAGTCCGGGGACCGAACGCGTCGTCGACCAGGCAGTCGCCGTCGCGACGCGGTTCGACGCGCACGTCGACGCGCTCTCAGTCGTCGACGAGACGGCGGCCGCCACGGAGTACGACGTGGTGGTCGAGGGGTTGGAGGCGGAGGCCGAAGCGGCGCTCGCGGCGGTGACGACGGCGTGCGAACGCGCGGGCGTCGACGCCAAGCCACACCTCCGGCGCGGGCGGCCCCACGAGGAGATTGTCGTCGCCGCCGCCGACTACGACAGCGACCTCGTCGTGATGGGGACTCACGGCCGGAGCGGTCTCGACCGGCTTAGACACCTCGGAAGCGTCACCGAGCGCGTCGTCCGGACGTCGTCGGTGCCGGTGTTGACGACGCCGCTGTCCGCCGACGAGGGGCACGATTAA
- a CDS encoding universal stress protein, which yields MYEVVVLATDGSTPARDACDQAIALARAEAATLHVLSVVDEGDLDLFSSGELPTVDDLLRGAAEDAVDDAAERAGDTGVDAVRAVRVGTPHREIADYADEVGADLVVVGTHGRRGLSRALLGSVAARLLRQSPVPVLVVPQSPP from the coding sequence ATGTACGAGGTCGTCGTCCTCGCGACGGACGGGAGCACGCCCGCACGCGACGCGTGTGACCAGGCAATCGCGCTCGCTCGGGCGGAGGCGGCGACGCTGCACGTCCTCTCCGTCGTCGACGAGGGCGACCTCGACCTGTTCTCGAGCGGCGAGCTCCCGACCGTCGACGACCTGCTCAGGGGCGCGGCCGAGGACGCCGTCGACGACGCGGCCGAGCGCGCAGGTGACACGGGCGTCGACGCCGTCCGCGCGGTCCGGGTGGGGACCCCCCACCGCGAGATTGCCGACTACGCCGACGAAGTGGGTGCCGACCTCGTCGTCGTCGGCACCCACGGCCGCCGCGGGCTCTCGCGGGCGCTCCTCGGAAGCGTCGCCGCCAGGCTGCTCCGACAGTCGCCCGTCCCCGTGCTGGTCGTTCCCCAGTCGCCACCCTGA
- a CDS encoding potassium channel family protein, with product MKSKLDVIIAGGGRVGFQTAEILDDQGHDVSIIERDEDRCDDLSDAYLATVVEGDAANPDILEQADVERADVVAALTGETGVNLAACMAARELSPGTRTVCRIDRAASEAYTRFVDAVLFPERAGARVAANEIVGSDVRTLADVTGTLDIMQIRVEEGAPAAGRTLKEVRFPSGTLVISDDDGERIARPETTLDPGRQYVVAVEPEVVDEVLNLLRG from the coding sequence ATGAAATCCAAACTCGACGTCATCATCGCGGGCGGCGGACGTGTCGGCTTTCAGACAGCAGAGATACTCGACGACCAGGGCCACGACGTCAGCATCATCGAGCGCGACGAGGACCGCTGTGACGACCTCTCGGACGCGTACCTCGCGACGGTCGTCGAGGGCGACGCGGCCAACCCCGACATCCTCGAACAGGCCGACGTCGAACGCGCCGACGTCGTCGCAGCGCTGACGGGCGAGACCGGCGTGAACCTCGCGGCCTGTATGGCCGCGCGCGAACTGTCCCCGGGCACCCGGACGGTCTGTCGTATCGACCGGGCCGCCAGCGAGGCGTACACGAGATTCGTCGACGCCGTCCTGTTCCCCGAGCGGGCCGGTGCGCGCGTCGCCGCGAACGAGATCGTCGGCAGCGACGTCCGCACGCTCGCCGACGTCACGGGGACGCTCGACATCATGCAGATTCGCGTCGAGGAGGGTGCCCCGGCCGCCGGACGGACGCTGAAGGAGGTACGCTTCCCGTCGGGGACGCTCGTCATCAGCGACGACGACGGTGAGCGTATCGCCCGCCCGGAGACGACACTCGACCCCGGCCGGCAGTACGTCGTCGCCGTCGAACCCGAGGTCGTCGACGAGGTGTTGAACCTGCTGCGCGGATGA
- a CDS encoding APC family permease, whose product MSSHGERAPEAELGLLDATMIGMGAMIGAGIFVLTGLAAELSGPAAIFVFALNGVVTAFTGLSYAELASAIPKSGGGYAFVREVFADLQSFLMGWMLWFAYMIAGALYALGFAPNFLELLHVYGIVPPPGEVGAVALPVVDVGIPAGVGLAFSAVLLFVALNAVSTAASGSIETIFTATKVTILMVFVGFGVTSPMFTTAEFQPLFPGDKTAFSILPAMGLTFIAFEGYDLITTVTEEVKNPRENIPKAIFVSLAVTVVVYLLVVTVAIGTLGASGLAEAGEAGIAAAATEFMPTGLPVIKNGGAVIVFGAVFSTLTALNAVVIASSRVAFSMGREGQLLPRFGQIHHRFGTPFIAIVSSAIVMLGSVVLPTQSAGNMSSLFFLLSFVVVNGAVIKLRRERPNMRRPYEMPFYPLPPILGIVLNLVLTGVLISFLVRTDPLALILSAGWIILGVIAYVALDRRGGGESGEPTATAAAADHEPTPTDSERGAVTDED is encoded by the coding sequence ATGAGTAGCCACGGCGAGCGTGCGCCGGAAGCCGAACTCGGCCTCCTCGACGCGACGATGATCGGGATGGGCGCGATGATCGGCGCGGGCATCTTCGTCCTCACGGGGCTCGCGGCGGAGTTGTCGGGGCCGGCAGCCATCTTCGTCTTCGCGCTCAACGGCGTCGTCACGGCGTTCACCGGGCTCTCCTATGCCGAACTCGCGTCGGCCATCCCGAAGTCGGGCGGGGGCTACGCCTTCGTCCGGGAAGTGTTCGCCGACCTCCAGTCGTTCCTGATGGGCTGGATGCTGTGGTTCGCGTACATGATTGCTGGTGCGCTGTACGCGCTCGGCTTCGCACCGAACTTCCTCGAACTGCTCCACGTCTACGGCATCGTGCCGCCGCCGGGCGAGGTCGGTGCCGTCGCGCTCCCGGTCGTCGACGTCGGGATTCCCGCGGGGGTCGGACTGGCCTTCTCGGCCGTCCTGTTGTTCGTTGCGCTGAACGCCGTCTCGACGGCCGCGAGCGGGAGTATCGAGACCATCTTCACCGCGACGAAGGTCACCATCCTGATGGTCTTCGTCGGCTTCGGCGTCACCTCACCGATGTTCACGACGGCGGAGTTCCAGCCGCTGTTCCCCGGCGACAAGACGGCGTTCTCCATCCTGCCGGCGATGGGGCTGACGTTCATCGCCTTCGAGGGGTACGACCTCATCACGACGGTGACAGAGGAGGTGAAGAACCCCCGCGAGAACATCCCGAAAGCCATCTTCGTCAGTCTCGCCGTGACCGTCGTCGTCTACCTGCTCGTCGTCACCGTCGCGATCGGGACGCTCGGCGCGAGCGGCCTGGCCGAGGCGGGCGAAGCCGGCATCGCCGCGGCGGCCACCGAGTTCATGCCGACCGGACTGCCGGTCATCAAGAACGGCGGCGCGGTCATCGTCTTCGGGGCGGTGTTCTCGACGCTCACGGCGCTCAACGCGGTCGTCATCGCCTCCTCGCGCGTGGCGTTCTCGATGGGCCGGGAGGGGCAACTCCTCCCCCGATTCGGCCAGATTCACCACCGCTTCGGGACGCCGTTCATCGCCATCGTCTCTAGCGCCATCGTCATGCTCGGCTCCGTCGTCCTCCCGACACAGAGTGCGGGCAACATGTCTAGCCTGTTCTTCTTGCTCTCGTTCGTGGTCGTGAACGGTGCGGTCATCAAACTCCGCCGGGAGCGGCCGAACATGCGCCGCCCGTACGAGATGCCCTTTTACCCGCTGCCGCCGATCCTCGGGATCGTGTTGAACCTCGTCCTGACGGGCGTCCTCATCAGCTTCCTCGTCCGGACGGACCCACTCGCGCTGATACTCAGCGCGGGGTGGATTATCCTCGGGGTGATAGCGTACGTCGCACTCGACAGGCGCGGGGGCGGCGAGTCCGGAGAGCCCACAGCGACGGCCGCGGCAGCGGACCACGAACCGACTCCGACGGACTCCGAGCGCGGAGCAGTCACCGACGAGGACTGA
- a CDS encoding DUF7260 family protein, with amino-acid sequence MALTLAAARRAVAAERRECVTECKAFRHFRAAVVRADTGGGVGPTTAVPAVDVARGATATRGLPGTGAATREATETSLVRTYRQRVMADGTQTDESVAEHVSAELGPDLAAVVCTGSLTPQHRQALLDRVDLALDARTSFVAVLDREDASLEAVETACQRVRAELRRARAWETAPTSADFDAALAAWDRLDDLAAVLDAAADDRQATLASHRRSLTTVDADVTEYLYEGRPGLAAIASVGRDLDTGRRAVTRTVGRADDTRPPGW; translated from the coding sequence GTGGCGTTGACGCTGGCGGCGGCGAGACGAGCCGTCGCGGCCGAGCGGCGCGAGTGCGTCACCGAGTGCAAGGCGTTCCGCCACTTCCGGGCGGCGGTCGTTCGGGCCGACACCGGCGGCGGAGTGGGGCCGACGACAGCCGTGCCCGCTGTCGACGTCGCTCGGGGGGCGACCGCCACGCGCGGGCTCCCCGGCACCGGGGCGGCCACTCGAGAGGCCACGGAGACGTCGCTCGTTCGAACCTATCGCCAGCGGGTGATGGCGGACGGAACACAGACCGACGAATCGGTCGCCGAGCACGTCTCGGCCGAACTCGGCCCCGACCTCGCGGCGGTCGTCTGCACGGGGTCGCTGACACCCCAGCACCGACAGGCACTGCTCGACCGGGTCGACCTCGCACTCGACGCCCGGACGTCGTTCGTTGCCGTACTGGACCGCGAAGACGCGTCGCTCGAGGCGGTCGAGACGGCCTGTCAGCGCGTCCGGGCCGAACTCCGTCGCGCCCGAGCGTGGGAGACAGCGCCGACGTCGGCCGATTTCGACGCCGCGTTGGCCGCGTGGGACCGACTCGACGACCTCGCCGCGGTCCTCGACGCGGCGGCCGACGACCGACAGGCGACGCTCGCCAGCCACCGCCGGTCACTCACGACGGTCGACGCGGACGTCACCGAGTACCTGTACGAGGGACGCCCGGGACTCGCGGCGATTGCATCGGTCGGTCGGGACCTCGACACGGGACGGCGGGCGGTCACGCGGACGGTCGGCCGCGCGGACGACACCCGGCCCCCGGGCTGGTGA
- a CDS encoding metallophosphoesterase family protein, with amino-acid sequence MRTAAGPTLGPVLAHLARPRPETPTRLFVAADSHVSPTASGTWKVLHRSETRLRTAVDVANDLAVDAFVFLGDLTRDGRDREYAAADAVLAELSSPLVAVPGNHDVPKVWDDYVAPSAAAFGERYGLGTYPRRVTVGGLDLLCLDTASAGGRLTETHEGAVSAATLDWLRRTVDEVDHPVVAMHHPLFHPRDHVGSFPESDFYQLRNHATLHTLLADRGDVLTLAGHVHLPSTAARDGVRELAAPSTCSFPPAGLLFEAGPAGTTVRLVPLAEGAGMAEAYVRAAAGNAHGQGIAAHADDGLVTDLPQADERVDTDVVGADVPGALRWR; translated from the coding sequence ATGAGGACGGCCGCCGGTCCCACGCTCGGTCCGGTCCTCGCACATCTCGCTCGACCCCGACCGGAGACGCCGACACGACTGTTCGTCGCCGCCGACTCCCACGTCTCACCGACGGCGTCGGGGACCTGGAAGGTACTCCACCGGTCCGAGACCCGTCTCCGAACGGCCGTCGACGTCGCCAACGACCTCGCGGTCGACGCGTTCGTCTTCCTCGGCGACCTGACACGCGACGGTCGCGACCGTGAGTACGCCGCCGCCGACGCCGTGCTCGCGGAGCTGTCGTCGCCGCTCGTCGCAGTACCGGGGAACCACGACGTCCCCAAAGTGTGGGACGACTACGTCGCCCCCAGTGCCGCGGCGTTCGGCGAGCGGTACGGACTGGGGACGTACCCGCGCCGCGTGACGGTCGGCGGCCTCGATTTGCTCTGTCTCGACACGGCGAGCGCCGGCGGTCGGCTCACGGAGACTCACGAAGGGGCGGTGAGCGCCGCGACCCTCGACTGGCTTCGGCGGACGGTCGACGAAGTCGACCACCCCGTCGTGGCGATGCACCACCCGCTCTTTCATCCACGTGACCACGTCGGCTCCTTCCCCGAGAGCGACTTCTATCAGCTCCGGAACCACGCCACCCTCCACACGCTGCTCGCGGACCGCGGTGACGTCCTCACGCTCGCGGGACACGTCCATCTCCCCTCGACGGCGGCCCGCGACGGTGTCCGAGAGCTCGCCGCGCCGTCGACCTGCTCGTTCCCGCCGGCAGGACTACTTTTCGAGGCGGGCCCGGCGGGGACGACGGTCCGCCTCGTCCCGCTCGCGGAGGGTGCCGGGATGGCAGAGGCGTACGTCCGCGCCGCCGCCGGCAACGCACACGGACAGGGTATCGCGGCGCACGCCGACGACGGGCTGGTCACGGACCTCCCGCAAGCCGACGAACGCGTCGACACGGACGTGGTCGGCGCGGACGTGCCCGGGGCGCTACGGTGGCGTTGA
- a CDS encoding CopD family protein has product MALIDTALATTHLVVGALWVGSVVFFAVVVLPAARGGALNAGPLDSMAGSLTRGSRVAAVVMFLTGGHLTGTRYTFETLASTTNGNLVLVMLALWLGLTALVEVGSSRLRDGLDRKKVREPAANALGLFRGAAVAGALVFLTAGAIVG; this is encoded by the coding sequence ATGGCTCTCATCGATACTGCGCTCGCGACGACCCACCTCGTCGTCGGCGCACTCTGGGTCGGAAGCGTCGTCTTCTTCGCCGTGGTCGTACTCCCTGCCGCTCGCGGCGGGGCCCTGAACGCCGGGCCCCTCGACTCGATGGCGGGGTCGCTGACGCGCGGGTCGCGAGTCGCCGCCGTGGTGATGTTCCTCACCGGCGGCCACCTCACCGGCACCCGGTACACGTTCGAGACGCTCGCGTCGACCACGAACGGTAACCTCGTCCTCGTGATGCTCGCGCTCTGGCTCGGCCTCACCGCGCTCGTCGAGGTCGGCAGCAGCCGCCTCCGGGACGGCCTCGACCGGAAGAAAGTCCGCGAGCCGGCCGCGAACGCGCTCGGCCTCTTCCGCGGTGCCGCCGTCGCCGGCGCGCTCGTCTTCCTGACGGCGGGTGCCATCGTCGGCTGA
- a CDS encoding YqjF family protein — protein sequence MDTDLLSMRWRDGVFAHWRADPAVVARHLPDSVEVATHDGDAWLGIVAFVMEDIRPRGSPVGRSFPEVNLRTYVTRDGTSGVYFFSLDADDRLSVSIARSLYALPYYRARMHVDRDDDHLRLRSERDHAGEPRARLDLSYERVDGEASVPEADSLSAFLTENYRFFTRGTHLYRGDIAHEPWRLAPADATVHEESLFRAAGFEPPSGDPLVHIAAPLDVTAGTLTRVE from the coding sequence ATGGACACGGACCTGCTCTCGATGCGCTGGCGCGACGGGGTGTTCGCACACTGGCGGGCCGACCCGGCCGTCGTAGCTCGACACCTCCCCGACAGTGTCGAGGTAGCGACCCACGACGGGGACGCGTGGCTCGGCATCGTCGCGTTCGTGATGGAGGACATCCGGCCGCGCGGCTCGCCGGTAGGGCGGAGCTTCCCCGAGGTGAACCTCCGGACCTACGTCACGCGAGACGGGACGTCGGGCGTGTACTTCTTCAGCCTCGACGCCGACGACCGCCTCTCGGTGTCGATTGCGCGGTCGTTGTACGCGCTCCCGTACTACCGCGCGCGGATGCACGTCGACCGCGACGACGACCACCTCCGACTGCGGAGCGAACGGGACCACGCGGGCGAACCGCGCGCCCGTCTCGACCTCTCGTACGAGCGCGTCGACGGCGAGGCGTCCGTCCCGGAGGCCGACTCGCTGTCGGCCTTTCTCACCGAGAACTACCGCTTTTTCACCCGTGGTACCCACCTCTACCGGGGTGATATCGCCCACGAACCGTGGCGACTCGCCCCCGCCGACGCGACCGTCCACGAGGAGTCGCTGTTCCGTGCGGCGGGCTTCGAACCCCCCAGCGGAGACCCGCTCGTCCACATCGCGGCCCCGCTCGACGTCACGGCGGGGACGCTCACGCGGGTCGAGTGA
- a CDS encoding macro domain-containing protein translates to MEFTVVQGDIAAQSADALVNAAGTSLRMGSGVAGALRRGGGPELNEAAVAKGPVDLGAAAVTDAYDLDAEYVVHAAAMPHDGDGQATAESIHDATRNALDAADERGCTSLVIPALGCGVAGFDLADGARLICEVVDAYEPTSLSDVRFIAYSDAEYETVSAVAREFQGRDDRE, encoded by the coding sequence ATGGAGTTCACCGTCGTCCAGGGCGACATCGCCGCACAGTCCGCCGACGCCCTCGTCAACGCGGCGGGTACCAGCCTCCGGATGGGCTCGGGCGTCGCCGGCGCACTCCGCCGCGGCGGCGGCCCGGAACTGAACGAGGCGGCCGTCGCGAAGGGGCCTGTCGACCTCGGCGCGGCCGCGGTCACGGACGCGTACGACCTCGACGCAGAGTACGTGGTTCACGCGGCCGCGATGCCACACGACGGCGACGGGCAAGCCACGGCCGAGAGCATCCACGACGCGACACGGAACGCGCTCGACGCGGCCGACGAACGCGGCTGCACCTCGCTCGTCATCCCCGCACTCGGCTGCGGCGTCGCGGGGTTCGACCTCGCGGACGGCGCGCGGCTCATCTGTGAGGTCGTCGACGCGTACGAGCCAACCTCGCTCTCTGACGTGCGGTTCATCGCCTACAGCGACGCCGAGTACGAGACGGTCAGCGCGGTCGCACGGGAGTTCCAGGGCCGCGACGACCGGGAGTAG
- a CDS encoding oxidoreductase produces MARLEEPLDIGGLTVPNRLYRAPLLECAGNGADAVDALVSHLEPAAAAGAGLVCQGATIVRGPGGCAAPNMTYVDDPAFVSRLSALTDAVHDHGSTIAIQLEHGGLRSMETWHAGYREDHPDYRQLAVSPLPPLLGLADRLGVLSYDLDVLATDEVYGLAADFGRAAGYAVDAGYDAVHIAGANMGIVHQFLSPFYNRRDDEFADGVRFLEVVHDEIRDHAGDVPLLTKVPAETEAPPGVPHISSREAVHVCRRLADYGYDALVPVTGSVFWDASIVRGAFPDVAWRDERFHDGYVEAFGGRLRAGLVALGNWLESLVYDFEPAWNAGLCRAVRRVVDVPVLAEGGIRTRGEIDRLLGTSCDMVGMGRPFYAEPRLPARLLDSPPETSVVCASCNNCTVPQVTGAGGVCRTPDVLREAGRLRRDGAYDGSDDADDPSG; encoded by the coding sequence ATGGCTCGACTCGAGGAGCCGCTCGATATCGGCGGCCTCACCGTTCCGAACCGGCTCTACCGCGCGCCTCTCCTCGAATGTGCGGGCAACGGAGCCGATGCCGTCGACGCGCTCGTCTCGCATCTCGAACCCGCCGCGGCTGCGGGTGCCGGGCTCGTCTGTCAGGGCGCGACCATCGTCCGTGGGCCCGGTGGCTGTGCCGCACCGAACATGACGTACGTCGACGACCCGGCGTTCGTCTCGCGGCTCTCGGCGCTCACCGACGCCGTCCACGACCACGGCTCGACCATCGCCATCCAGCTCGAACACGGCGGCCTCCGGAGCATGGAGACGTGGCACGCCGGGTATCGGGAGGACCACCCCGACTACCGTCAGCTGGCGGTCTCCCCACTCCCGCCGCTCCTCGGACTCGCCGACCGGCTCGGCGTCCTCTCGTACGACCTCGACGTGCTGGCGACCGACGAGGTGTACGGCCTCGCCGCGGACTTCGGCCGCGCCGCGGGCTACGCGGTCGACGCCGGCTACGACGCGGTTCATATCGCCGGCGCGAACATGGGCATCGTCCACCAGTTCCTCTCGCCGTTCTACAACCGCCGCGACGACGAGTTCGCCGACGGCGTCCGGTTCCTGGAGGTGGTCCACGACGAGATTCGCGACCACGCCGGCGATGTTCCGCTCCTGACCAAGGTGCCTGCGGAGACGGAGGCCCCGCCGGGCGTCCCGCACATCTCCAGCCGCGAGGCGGTCCACGTCTGCCGTCGGCTCGCCGACTACGGCTACGACGCGCTCGTGCCGGTCACCGGGAGCGTGTTCTGGGACGCCAGCATCGTCCGCGGCGCGTTCCCCGACGTCGCCTGGCGCGACGAGCGGTTCCACGACGGCTACGTCGAAGCGTTCGGCGGTCGGCTCCGCGCGGGCCTCGTCGCGCTCGGGAACTGGCTGGAGTCGCTCGTCTACGACTTCGAACCCGCCTGGAACGCTGGTCTCTGCCGCGCCGTGCGCCGCGTCGTCGACGTGCCGGTCCTCGCCGAGGGCGGCATCCGAACCCGCGGAGAGATCGACCGCCTCCTCGGGACCTCCTGTGACATGGTCGGGATGGGTCGGCCGTTCTACGCCGAGCCCCGACTCCCTGCGCGCCTCCTCGATTCGCCGCCCGAGACGAGTGTCGTCTGCGCCAGTTGCAACAACTGCACCGTCCCCCAGGTGACCGGTGCAGGAGGTGTCTGCCGGACCCCAGACGTGCTCAGAGAGGCGGGACGGCTGCGGCGAGATGGCGCCTACGACGGGTCGGACGACGCCGACGACCCGAGCGGGTGA
- a CDS encoding winged helix-turn-helix domain-containing protein codes for MARDRSGEEPDELQSVLDALDDADARTIIRGLEDPMTASEISERCDIPLSTTYRKLDLLTDASLLTEGTAIRADGHHATTYEVSFEAVRVLLTEGREFEVEIEGGEQGPDERLADIWSKVRRET; via the coding sequence ATGGCTCGCGACCGCTCGGGCGAGGAACCAGACGAGTTACAGTCCGTCCTCGACGCACTCGACGACGCGGACGCGAGAACCATCATTCGTGGTCTCGAAGACCCGATGACCGCGAGCGAGATCTCCGAGCGCTGTGACATCCCACTCTCGACGACGTACCGAAAACTCGACCTCCTGACCGACGCCTCGCTTCTCACTGAGGGGACGGCGATCCGGGCGGACGGCCATCACGCGACCACGTACGAGGTTTCGTTCGAGGCCGTCCGCGTGTTGCTCACCGAGGGACGAGAGTTCGAGGTCGAGATCGAAGGCGGCGAGCAGGGACCCGACGAGCGCCTCGCAGACATCTGGTCGAAGGTCCGGAGGGAAACGTAA
- a CDS encoding DUF7521 family protein — MVHTTASQTVVSLIIAVKTGILVLGGLITYFSYKAHRRTGEESLRALALGFGIITFGALTAGVLDALLNVSLAVGVLVDAALTFLGFAVITYSLYTD; from the coding sequence ATGGTTCACACGACAGCCTCACAGACGGTCGTATCGCTCATCATCGCGGTGAAGACAGGCATCCTCGTCCTGGGTGGGCTCATCACCTACTTCAGCTATAAGGCCCACCGCCGCACCGGCGAGGAGTCGCTGCGCGCGCTGGCGCTCGGCTTCGGTATCATCACGTTCGGGGCGCTGACCGCGGGCGTGCTCGACGCCCTCCTGAACGTCTCGCTCGCCGTCGGTGTCCTCGTCGATGCGGCCCTGACGTTCCTCGGCTTCGCCGTCATCACCTACTCGCTGTACACCGACTGA
- the trxA gene encoding thioredoxin — protein sequence MSDSEELADIRRRKREELERRLEGGDADVDDTSDVTTAPTTPQQIESADDLAEFVATHDVVLVDFYADWCGPCKMLEPTVEQVARETAAAVAKVDIDALQGLATQYQVRGVPTLLLFAGGEPAERVVGVRDYGTLASLVADYAG from the coding sequence ATGTCCGATTCGGAGGAACTGGCCGACATCAGGCGAAGAAAGCGCGAGGAACTCGAACGTCGACTCGAAGGGGGCGACGCTGACGTGGACGACACGTCCGACGTGACGACGGCTCCGACGACCCCACAACAGATCGAGAGCGCGGACGACCTCGCCGAGTTCGTCGCCACACACGACGTCGTCCTCGTCGACTTCTACGCCGACTGGTGTGGCCCGTGCAAGATGCTCGAGCCGACAGTCGAGCAAGTCGCTCGCGAGACGGCCGCGGCGGTCGCGAAGGTCGACATCGACGCGCTCCAGGGGCTCGCCACACAGTACCAGGTCCGCGGCGTCCCGACCCTGCTGCTGTTCGCGGGCGGCGAACCGGCCGAGCGTGTCGTCGGCGTCCGCGACTACGGGACGCTCGCGTCGCTCGTCGCCGACTACGCTGGCTGA